A genomic stretch from Methanomassiliicoccales archaeon includes:
- a CDS encoding mechanosensitive ion channel, with amino-acid sequence MFLDDPIVGSLTILDLIAFLIVLVLSVILAKSAYALIRMILDLRITKKRSKIIAKLTQYLIIILGLYIGFWEILKLDISAFLVSLGVIGIAVALASQQVIQNAFAGILISVTKPFEIEDWVEVGGMPATGLCRVKDVNLINTVMRDLDGRILYIPNSFLIGNKLINYTKGGFIALTVPLWISKEENIDCIARIVLDEADKNNFILPHVTGEEKSRINKLLELPRFKTLFEGKIDMNFFNPQVNVVEIQGTRTKLAIKIWIREINKKDEIISTFLKNLRERFEKEGVKLVDV; translated from the coding sequence TTGTTCCTCGACGATCCAATAGTCGGCAGTCTGACGATACTTGATCTCATCGCATTTCTTATCGTTCTCGTTTTGTCAGTCATCCTCGCGAAGAGCGCCTATGCTTTGATCAGAATGATCCTCGACCTCAGAATCACAAAAAAACGATCGAAGATTATCGCGAAACTCACTCAATATTTAATTATCATCCTCGGTCTCTACATAGGTTTCTGGGAAATCCTCAAGTTGGATATTTCAGCGTTTCTCGTCTCTCTTGGTGTCATTGGTATTGCTGTTGCGCTCGCATCGCAGCAGGTTATACAGAACGCATTCGCTGGCATCCTTATTTCCGTCACGAAACCTTTCGAAATTGAAGATTGGGTTGAGGTCGGAGGCATGCCCGCCACCGGTTTATGCCGCGTAAAAGATGTCAACCTCATCAACACAGTCATGCGCGACCTGGATGGACGCATTCTTTACATTCCCAATTCTTTTTTGATTGGAAATAAGTTGATCAACTACACGAAGGGAGGTTTCATCGCTCTGACAGTGCCCTTGTGGATTTCGAAGGAAGAAAATATCGACTGCATCGCGAGAATCGTGCTGGACGAAGCGGATAAGAATAATTTCATCCTACCTCATGTAACCGGAGAGGAAAAATCAAGAATTAACAAGCTACTTGAACTGCCACGTTTCAAAACACTATTTGAAGGCAAAATCGACATGAATTTTTTTAATCCGCAAGTCAACGTTGTCGAGATTCAGGGGACAAGGACAAAACTGGCAATCAAGATTTGGATTAGGGAAATCAATAAGAAAGATGAAATTATTTCGACCTTTCTAAAAAATTTACGTGAAAGATTTGAAAAAGAGGGCGTTAAGCTTGTCGATGTTTAA
- a CDS encoding cysteate synthase: MAECSIRCVRGGEIHNQQASYCSIHDSLLRSEYETRQLILSDLPGIWKFSEWLPVKGILELGAGPTTYKSKMLAKELGLEELYISFNGYWPEKGAYMDTCTFKDLEAAPTIRRLLDHKVRKALVVASAGNTARAFARVCSDIGFPLILVVPVHGLDRIWMPVEKGKSIFIIGVEGDYYDAISLSEQLVAHGPFMAEGGAKNIARRDGMGTVMLDAAFTIKKLPKHYFQAIGSGTGGIAAWEASLRLISDGRFGQSLPHLHLAQNIPCAPIFNTINNENISDDCPRDMFDDVLFNRKPPLHVGGGILDALRSTGGLVYGISNKEAEIAKRLFESLEGIDIVPAAAIAVAALLKAVDTGVVSKNESVLLNITGGGEALLRRDKGIKIIEADVKVRRDEDPFSIVRMITEALGGSIFERAA, translated from the coding sequence GTGGCTGAGTGTTCAATTCGGTGTGTGAGGGGAGGAGAAATACACAATCAACAAGCCAGTTATTGTTCAATTCATGATTCCCTTCTCCGCAGTGAATACGAGACAAGACAACTCATTTTGAGTGATCTTCCCGGTATCTGGAAATTCTCAGAATGGTTACCTGTGAAGGGAATTCTGGAATTAGGGGCCGGACCAACAACATACAAGAGTAAAATGCTCGCAAAGGAACTCGGACTGGAAGAATTATACATCAGCTTCAATGGATATTGGCCAGAGAAAGGGGCATACATGGATACCTGTACTTTCAAAGATCTTGAAGCCGCCCCGACAATAAGACGGCTGCTAGATCATAAGGTACGTAAAGCGTTGGTTGTCGCCTCTGCTGGCAATACCGCACGTGCCTTTGCCCGCGTTTGTAGCGATATCGGATTTCCCCTTATCCTCGTTGTCCCTGTTCATGGATTGGATCGCATATGGATGCCTGTAGAGAAGGGCAAATCGATTTTCATTATTGGTGTTGAAGGGGACTACTACGACGCAATTTCGCTTTCAGAGCAGTTGGTCGCTCACGGGCCCTTCATGGCTGAAGGTGGGGCAAAAAACATCGCTCGCAGAGATGGCATGGGTACGGTCATGCTCGATGCCGCATTTACGATCAAGAAGTTACCGAAACATTACTTTCAGGCGATAGGGAGCGGAACTGGAGGAATAGCGGCATGGGAAGCTTCTTTGCGCCTTATAAGTGATGGACGTTTTGGCCAGTCTCTCCCTCATCTCCATCTTGCCCAAAATATTCCTTGTGCGCCTATTTTCAACACTATCAACAATGAAAATATTTCCGATGACTGCCCTCGCGACATGTTCGACGATGTTCTTTTCAATAGAAAACCTCCGCTTCATGTTGGCGGAGGTATTCTCGACGCTTTGAGAAGTACAGGAGGCTTGGTCTACGGTATTTCAAATAAGGAGGCTGAGATAGCAAAGAGGCTCTTTGAGAGTCTTGAGGGAATCGATATCGTTCCGGCGGCCGCTATTGCAGTAGCTGCATTGCTGAAAGCGGTTGACACTGGAGTTGTGTCAAAAAATGAAAGCGTTCTTCTCAATATCACTGGTGGTGGAGAAGCCCTTCTCCGGCGGGATAAAGGAATCAAAATTATAGA